In a single window of the Marinibacterium anthonyi genome:
- the apbE gene encoding Thiamine biosynthesis lipoprotein ApbE precursor: MVMPLALAACKQGWSVLELSGLTMGTGYSIAAVDHSNKIDKADLQSAIDVALARVNTQMSNWDNSSEISRFNASSSGDSMTVSPQLARVMQAAADVHDASAGAFDVTVGPLIDLWGFGAEGTRNDMPADSDIADAMACCGQAQSVALRGNTLHKLNGGAEVYLSSIGKGYGIDEVARTLASFGLNDYMVDIGGDLYTAGRNPEGKPWQIGIETPKSFDRGVLKVVGLSDMGMATSGDYRNYFNVDGQRYSHIIDATTGRPVTHDTTSVSVMAENAMMADAWATALLVLGREKGLEIAREHDLAALFIDRDVKDPTSGFKTTATERFTALTA; the protein is encoded by the coding sequence ATGGTCATGCCGCTCGCGCTCGCGGCTTGCAAGCAGGGATGGTCGGTTCTGGAATTGTCAGGGCTGACCATGGGCACCGGCTATTCCATCGCCGCCGTCGATCATTCCAACAAGATCGACAAGGCGGACCTGCAATCGGCCATCGACGTCGCGCTGGCCCGGGTCAACACGCAGATGTCCAACTGGGACAACAGCTCCGAGATCTCGCGCTTCAACGCGTCCTCGTCGGGCGACAGCATGACCGTCTCGCCGCAGCTGGCCCGCGTGATGCAGGCCGCCGCCGACGTCCACGACGCCAGCGCCGGCGCCTTCGACGTCACCGTCGGCCCGCTGATCGACCTCTGGGGATTCGGCGCCGAAGGCACCCGCAACGACATGCCCGCCGACAGCGACATCGCCGACGCGATGGCCTGCTGTGGCCAGGCGCAATCGGTGGCGCTGCGCGGCAACACGCTGCACAAGCTGAACGGCGGGGCCGAAGTCTACCTGTCCTCGATCGGCAAGGGCTACGGCATCGACGAAGTCGCGCGCACGCTGGCCAGCTTCGGGCTGAACGACTACATGGTCGACATCGGCGGCGATCTCTACACCGCCGGGCGCAACCCCGAAGGCAAGCCCTGGCAGATCGGCATCGAGACCCCGAAATCCTTCGATCGCGGCGTCCTGAAGGTTGTCGGCCTGTCCGACATGGGCATGGCCACCTCGGGCGATTATCGCAATTATTTCAACGTCGACGGCCAACGCTATTCGCACATCATCGACGCCACCACCGGCCGTCCGGTCACCCACGACACGACGTCGGTTTCGGTCATGGCGGAAAACGCGATGATGGCCGACGCCTGGGCGACCGCGCTTCTGGTTCTGGGCCGCGAAAAGGGCCTGGAAATCGCGCGCGAACACGATCTCGCGGCATTGTTCATTGATCGCGACGTCAAAGACCCCACATCTGGTTTCAAGACCACGGCGACCGAGCGATTCACCGCGCTCACCGCCTGA
- the cysW_5 gene encoding Sulfate transport system permease protein CysW, with the protein MLALKRTASHILPGFSLSLGITVLFLCLIVLLPISGLLWQLGQLGPSDYLRVMGSERVLTALRATFTAAAAATLVNGVFGLLLAWVLTRYRFPGRGVMDALVDLPFALPTAVAGIALVALYDKSGWIGGLLDKAGIQVACTWWGIAIAMIFTSIPFAVRAIQPAIEEQDRDEEKAALTLGVNGFAIFRHIVLPNISWGLAYGTVLTMARAMGEFGAVSVVSGAIRGQTMTLPLQIELLYNDYNATGAFAAATVLAGLALVTLALRGLLGRFGPKRRAST; encoded by the coding sequence ATGCTCGCCCTCAAACGCACCGCCTCGCATATCCTGCCGGGGTTTTCCCTGTCGCTGGGGATCACGGTCCTGTTCCTGTGCCTGATCGTGCTGCTGCCGATCAGCGGGCTGCTGTGGCAGCTGGGGCAGTTGGGGCCGTCCGATTACCTGCGCGTGATGGGATCGGAACGGGTGCTGACCGCGCTGCGCGCGACCTTCACCGCGGCGGCGGCGGCGACGCTGGTCAACGGGGTCTTCGGGCTGCTGCTGGCCTGGGTGCTGACGCGCTACCGGTTTCCCGGGCGGGGCGTCATGGATGCGCTGGTGGATCTGCCCTTTGCCCTGCCGACTGCCGTGGCCGGCATCGCGCTGGTGGCGCTTTACGACAAATCGGGGTGGATCGGCGGGCTGCTGGACAAGGCGGGGATCCAGGTTGCCTGTACCTGGTGGGGCATCGCGATCGCGATGATCTTCACGTCGATCCCGTTTGCCGTGCGCGCCATCCAGCCCGCGATCGAGGAGCAGGACCGGGACGAGGAGAAAGCCGCGCTGACGCTGGGGGTCAACGGGTTCGCCATATTCCGCCATATCGTTTTGCCCAATATTTCGTGGGGGCTGGCCTATGGCACGGTGCTGACCATGGCGCGGGCCATGGGCGAATTCGGCGCGGTCAGTGTCGTGTCGGGCGCGATTCGGGGGCAGACCATGACCCTGCCGCTGCAGATCGAGCTGCTTTACAACGATTACAACGCCACCGGCGCCTTTGCCGCGGCGACGGTCCTGGCCGGTCTTGCGCTGGTCACGCTGGCGCTGCGCGGCCTGCTGGGCCGCTTCGGCCCGAAAAGGAGGGCATCCACATGA
- the kdsD_3 gene encoding Arabinose 5-phosphate isomerase KdsD, protein MPASYTPKTRDSARDSEGHEKTSSQSLQTNLSVSQLTVGHVLASKGDDLFWIGPEDTVGKAVEVLRDKRIGALLVKNPQGELVGILSERDIVRRLADTPGRTLPQTVAELMSTKVQTASPGESLVSVLRRMTDGRFRHMPVLDAGQLVGMITIGDAVSFRLQALEYEALQLKQLIVG, encoded by the coding sequence ATGCCTGCTTCATATACCCCCAAGACCCGTGATTCCGCCCGCGACTCGGAAGGCCACGAAAAGACGAGCAGCCAGTCGCTCCAGACCAACCTCTCCGTCTCCCAGCTGACGGTGGGCCATGTGCTGGCCAGCAAGGGCGATGACCTTTTCTGGATCGGCCCCGAAGACACGGTCGGCAAGGCCGTCGAAGTGCTGCGCGACAAGCGTATCGGCGCGCTGCTGGTGAAGAACCCGCAGGGCGAACTGGTCGGCATCCTGTCGGAACGTGACATCGTGCGGCGCCTGGCCGACACGCCGGGCCGCACCCTTCCCCAGACCGTGGCCGAACTTATGTCGACAAAGGTCCAGACCGCGTCCCCGGGCGAAAGCCTGGTATCGGTGCTGCGCCGCATGACCGACGGACGGTTCCGCCACATGCCGGTGCTGGACGCCGGGCAGCTGGTCGGGATGATCACCATCGGCGATGCGGTCAGCTTCCGACTGCAAGCCCTTGAATACGAAGCGCTTCAGCTCAAACAGCTGATCGTGGGCTGA
- the opuCA gene encoding Carnitine transport ATP-binding protein OpuCA translates to MSFEVHDIHKSFDGTEVLKGVSLRGSVRELQRKAGVGAVMVTHDQAEARALADRMVIMDHGRIVKFDTPEALAAEGEGEGEVALVS, encoded by the coding sequence ATGAGTTTCGAGGTGCACGACATCCACAAGTCCTTCGACGGCACAGAGGTGCTGAAGGGCGTGTCGCTGCGCGGATCGGTCCGCGAGTTGCAGCGCAAGGCCGGCGTCGGCGCCGTCATGGTCACCCACGACCAGGCCGAGGCCCGCGCACTGGCCGACCGAATGGTCATCATGGACCACGGCCGCATCGTGAAGTTCGACACGCCCGAGGCACTGGCCGCCGAGGGCGAGGGCGAGGGCGAGGTTGCCCTGGTGTCCTGA
- the pip_2 gene encoding Proline iminopeptidase produces MQTQSYSIPGLVVSDHRLPVPLDWAAPEGEAITLFVREVVDPQRKDDDLPYLLFLQGGPGGKANRPMDGSPSWLPVALKRFRVLLMDQRGTGRSSAIQGARMQAFADGEAGADYLACFRADSIIRDAEHLRKTLLGGRTWSTLGQSYGGFLTLTYLSQAPEGLEACYVTGGLAGLEAGADAVYARTYPRVKARTEAYYARYPQDVDRVARIADILAAEDIRLPDGDRLSVERVQALGLDFGMAPGYENVHWLIDEALTGPGDTGPLSDTFLYEVMSRTAFATNPLFAALQETIYAQAGNVSDWAAERARQARPEFGTDRRPLLFTGEMIYPWMFDQIRALRPFRAAADALARRRFDAPFYDLDRLRANAVPVAAVVYHDDMYVDAGLSMDTAASVANLRAWVTNEYEHDGLRADKRVLTRLFDMVARGVQ; encoded by the coding sequence ATGCAGACGCAAAGCTATTCCATCCCCGGCCTGGTCGTGAGCGACCACCGGCTGCCCGTTCCGCTGGACTGGGCCGCTCCGGAGGGCGAGGCCATCACGTTGTTCGTGCGCGAGGTCGTGGACCCGCAGCGCAAGGACGACGACCTGCCGTACCTGCTGTTCCTGCAGGGTGGCCCGGGGGGCAAGGCGAACCGGCCGATGGACGGGTCCCCCAGCTGGCTGCCCGTCGCGCTGAAACGGTTCCGCGTGCTGCTGATGGATCAGCGGGGGACGGGGCGGTCTTCGGCCATACAGGGCGCGCGGATGCAGGCGTTCGCGGATGGTGAGGCGGGGGCCGATTACCTGGCCTGTTTCCGCGCCGACAGCATCATCCGCGATGCCGAACACCTGCGGAAAACGCTGTTGGGCGGGCGGACATGGTCGACCCTGGGCCAAAGCTATGGCGGGTTCCTGACGCTGACATACCTGTCGCAGGCGCCCGAGGGGCTGGAGGCCTGTTACGTCACCGGCGGGCTGGCCGGGCTGGAGGCCGGAGCGGACGCGGTCTATGCCCGGACCTATCCGCGGGTGAAGGCCAGGACCGAAGCCTATTACGCGCGCTATCCGCAGGATGTCGACCGGGTGGCCCGGATTGCCGACATCCTGGCGGCCGAGGACATCCGGCTGCCCGACGGCGACCGGCTGAGCGTGGAACGGGTCCAGGCGCTTGGCCTGGATTTCGGCATGGCGCCGGGATACGAGAACGTGCACTGGCTGATCGACGAGGCCCTGACCGGACCGGGCGACACCGGCCCGCTGAGCGACACGTTTCTGTACGAGGTCATGAGCCGCACCGCATTCGCCACCAACCCGCTGTTCGCCGCACTGCAAGAGACGATCTATGCCCAGGCCGGCAACGTGTCGGACTGGGCGGCGGAACGGGCGCGGCAGGCGCGGCCGGAATTCGGCACCGACCGGCGACCGCTGCTGTTCACGGGCGAGATGATATACCCCTGGATGTTCGACCAGATCCGTGCCCTGCGCCCGTTCCGGGCGGCGGCGGACGCGCTGGCCAGACGCCGGTTCGACGCGCCGTTCTATGACCTGGACCGTCTGCGCGCCAACGCCGTGCCGGTGGCGGCGGTGGTCTATCACGACGACATGTACGTGGATGCGGGCCTGTCGATGGACACCGCCGCTTCGGTCGCCAACCTGCGGGCCTGGGTGACCAACGAATACGAACACGATGGCCTGCGGGCCGACAAGCGGGTGCTGACGCGGCTGTTCGACATGGTGGCGCGCGGGGTCCAGTGA
- the cysP gene encoding Thiosulfate-binding protein precursor, protein MRHVAEVENSRAAEDEGAYDRVVPSMSLLAEFPVAMVRKVAAAQGNEDVAEAYLTFLYSTPAQEIIASFNNRVHDPEVVKATADRFPEVRLVTVEDVFGSWAEAQEVHFGDGGTLDQVFRN, encoded by the coding sequence ATGCGTCACGTGGCCGAGGTAGAGAACAGCCGCGCCGCCGAGGACGAGGGCGCCTATGACCGGGTCGTGCCGTCGATGTCGCTGCTGGCGGAATTCCCGGTGGCGATGGTGCGCAAGGTGGCCGCGGCGCAGGGCAACGAAGACGTGGCCGAGGCCTACCTGACCTTCCTTTACTCCACCCCGGCGCAGGAGATCATCGCGTCCTTCAACAACCGCGTGCATGATCCGGAGGTCGTGAAGGCCACGGCCGACCGGTTCCCCGAAGTGCGGCTGGTCACGGTCGAAGACGTCTTCGGCAGCTGGGCCGAGGCGCAGGAGGTCCATTTCGGGGACGGCGGGACGCTCGACCAGGTGTTCCGCAACTGA